The Spea bombifrons isolate aSpeBom1 chromosome 4, aSpeBom1.2.pri, whole genome shotgun sequence genome segment GAAACTGAATGAGATCCAGTGCGATTTGCATAAAGGGCTGCACGCAGTGTATTTGGGGGTTTATGGGCGCTTTACTACCCCATGCACAGTCAGGGGCAATCTGTGTGTGCAGCTGTACCCGGCGGTGGATGTGTTTGGGGGTAATGAGGggtccctggcactttaaggcctatGGCTGCCTACCGTCATAGACGCGGCTGCCGGCTGGACACGACAGGCTGCGGGTTCCGTCTTTATGTTTGCGCAGCGCGCCGCCGGGTATATACAGCCAGACGCTGCATGCTCCAGACACAGATCGGGTATGTATGGAGTGCTGTCCGTCAGCGGCCCCGTGCCTGGATGTGTTTATACGTGTGCAAATCTAAGGGTGAAGCCTGGAATTACCTATTTGCCTGTGCTGTGAAAGAGATTGCTTTCAACGCCCGTTTAACTCTGTGACGTGCCTAGCCCGTCAGTAGTCTTCAAGGGGGTTAAAGTTAGATCGTTTCTTTTCTGGTCATCTCTTTAAAAGTGCAGAATACCGTCCCTGACCGCCCCCGCTGCTGAAGGACGCGTATTAAATCACTCTGCATCCAACTCCAGTATTAAATGAACGAGTAAATGAATTCTCGCACCACTTTGCCGCTGGTCCCCATAAAATCTGTGCGACCCGGCGCTTCGAGGCTGCTCACCCGGCCCTTATAAATGACAGAAAGCCAGGGTGGGCCGGCGGGCTCCTTCACACAGATATATTGCTTGAACCCGATTCTCCCCttgtatgttttaattttctaaagcttggaggaaagaatagagagaggggatgtgatggaaacatttaagtaCATAAAGGGAATTTACAAAGTACACAAGAGATGTTTCTTTCAAAGGAGAAatgtcttttttacattttacttcgcctagagagtggtagatgagtgaaacggactcccagcagaagtggtagaggtcagtacagtgaaggaattgaAACGCGGCTCCTtggatctaagatgagaccaacggctgattaactctttaccgcagattctatgtttcagtGCTTATTTCCATTAGGGTTCATCAACAGAAATAGTGACATAAAGAAAATTAGCcgttttaaagaatttatcaGCCggtttttatatcctttttttaCGACTGGCGGTTTTGCCAGCAGATGTTTCTTCCTTGGGGATGCAGaataccaccccccccccccgcccttCCGTTTTTAAGGGGGACACCATGCTTCTAGATTGTGGATATCGGGCACAGACTGGCCATCATGCACAGTGGCCGCTAGGGCAGCATACTTGCTGCTGTTCCGGGGCAAATCAGGTTAACGTGCAGCTGTGGGTATCCAGCCAATGGCCTTAAAGTTCCAAGATCGCCTGGTCAACCCTAGTCCAGCCCTGGTGGGTGTATATAGGCTTCTACAAACAAATATATCGCACCTACAATATCCTGACAACACCGCCATCTTACCCTATTATTcttaaaaaacataatgttttggTTAAACGTAAGTTTCTTTTCTTCTCGTCCCATCGCAGTATCGCACGTCGCCTCTCTCCTCCCGGGACATCCCTGGAGTCCCTCACACGGTCCACGTTCTGTTGGAAGGTTACTGCAAGGACGTGGCGGACGGTCTCTTCCAGGCTGACGGCTCCGTTACGCTTGTGCTCGGTCCGCTCACCGTTTTGGTGGACACGGCCGGCCCCTGGTCCCGCGACTCCCTCCTTGAGTCCCTGCAGCGCCGCGGCGTCACCCCCGCTGATGTGACCCACGTCGTCTGCACCCACGGCCACTCTGATCACGTGGGAAACCTGAACCTCTTCCCGAATGCCGAGATCCTGGTGTCCTACGACATCTGGCGCAAAGGATCCTACGTTCCCCATGACTTCCGTGGCGGGGAGCCGTACCTGTTACCGGGCGGCGAAGGACTCAAAGTGGTGCCGACGCCGGGCCACACGGGCAGCGATATAGCCCTCCTTGTTCCTGGCACCTCCCTGGGCACGGTGGCAGTGGCTGGAGACCTGTTCGAAAGGGAAGGCGACGAGGACACGTGGCGCCAACTGAGTGAAAACCCCGAGACGCAGGAGAGGAGCCGGAGAGAGCTGCTGAAAGTGGCGGATGTCATTGTTCCGGGGCATGGACCACCCTTCCAGGTCATACGGAGCGAGCAGGAGACCAAGCGTAATAATCGGCTCGTCTGATTGGGTGATTCGGTCGTAAAGTTTCATATCACtcttaactatacattgtacgGGGCCggttcagcccttcttgcaaaAGCTCtctgggttggcccttcataatgaatagcggAGCTAAAATGTTCAACTCCCCTGGAAATTCTCCAGATCTCCCGGTTCAATGAATGCAGTCGTATGCAGGGGTGTCAAACACCAGGCCTCGGGGGGGCTCTGTGTTCTTAGACGATTGATCCGTTTTGGGAGTGCTTCGCAGGCATTACCTCACAGCAGAGATGGGAATGAGGACCCTGTGCTACGTTATGATCTGTCTCTACACAGGCTTGGAAAACTGATGAACAAATAAACACCGACGAAGGTTATACGCTGTGGTTTCTGTCTTCGGCCCCCTTTTGTAATAGTAGGTGTTCAGAACAATCACAGGTGTGATCTGCTGAACATGCAATTATACTAAAATATGGGTTGATAACTGGAAttgcctctcagcagaagtggtagagggtaatacagtgagggtactaaacatgcatgggatagacatacggctcctgaatctaaaacgagaccaacgactgattaaggtttgtatGTTAGGAAAATGAGTAgattagacgggggccgaacggGTCTGACctgctgttacagtcagaagaataaattaaaatcacaaaaggagaagaggactctgcccttgtgagcttacaatctagtcggtggttgagggggggTGAGACACTATGAGAGGACGGTGGGGATGAGGATGAGTTGATTGAGTCCGGATGATCTGtaggttttcagagagctttttaAATTTGTATATGGGGGGGGTCCAGAAAAAAGGTACGGTATGTGCTCAGCCATGTAGCCCCTGCCCTGACTGCCTCCTGTTTGCCAAATGGCGAGcgatctaggtaaactggaaaaatggtcagagctgtggcaattggcatttaatgtggataaatgcaaagtaatgcacctggggcataaaaacccaagggcagagtatagaatatttgatacagaCCTAACCTCAACGAGctaggaaagggatttaggggtaattatttctgaggatttaaaggtaggcaggcaatgcagtagagcagcaggtaatgctagcagaatgcttggttgtatagcgagaggtattagcagtagagagagggaagagctcgtgccgctgtacagatcactggtgagacctcacttggagtattgtgtacagtactggagaccggatctccagaaggatatagagatggagaaagttcagagaagggctactaaatgTTTCATGGATTACTGGATGAaatttaccaggaaaggttaaaggatcttaacctgcatagcctggaagaaaggcgTGACAGGGgcgatatgatagaaacatttaaatacttaaagggaataaacaaggtaaaggaagagagtttatttaaaaggagaaatactaccacaacaagaggacataggcataagctagaggggcaaaggtttaatggtaacatcagaaaatattactttacggaaagggtagtggacgcatggaatagccttccagcagaagtggtagatgttaatacagtaaaggcacttaagcaagcatgggataggcataaggccaagctagatataggataagggcaggtactaaaggaaagtactcagaggttgggcagactggatgggcctactggttcttatctgccgtcactttctatgtttctgtttctCAGCTACCTGCTTCAACGTGTCCTACTCTAAACTGTCCAGACCATGCGCGTCTCTCTGGCTCCTTCTGTATGACACGAGCCTACCTCGAAAACCCTGTCTGCAGGATCTGAGTGATGTCAccgtgacatcactggcatccaTAATGTATAAGAGGGATCCCCAAAGGGA includes the following:
- the MBLAC1 gene encoding metallo-beta-lactamase domain-containing protein 1 — its product is MMEYRTSPLSSRDIPGVPHTVHVLLEGYCKDVADGLFQADGSVTLVLGPLTVLVDTAGPWSRDSLLESLQRRGVTPADVTHVVCTHGHSDHVGNLNLFPNAEILVSYDIWRKGSYVPHDFRGGEPYLLPGGEGLKVVPTPGHTGSDIALLVPGTSLGTVAVAGDLFEREGDEDTWRQLSENPETQERSRRELLKVADVIVPGHGPPFQVIRSEQETKRNNRLV